Proteins encoded together in one Thermococcus sp. EP1 window:
- a CDS encoding threonine synthase: protein MFVEKLVCSKCGSEFSPASLYFSCPKCGERLDIFYDYNKISEIISKDKLRKRVPSVWKYIELLPIHDSSKIVSLGEGGTPLIKSKRLAKKLGLRELYIKDETRNPTGSFKDRPIVVGISKVNEFGIKNVVTASSGNAAASLAAYSAKLGLNCVAFVPENAPTEKVSQLRLYGAMVVRVKRNGFLGDPTVKMMELTHKEFGWAPVPSFGKFNPYQMEGPKTIAYEISEQLNYQVPDWVFIPVGGGGLFAGNYKGFKEFEILGFIDKIPHLVAIQAEGCAPLVKAWREKKPLETWENPKTVAGGLADPYTWDWDLVFKGLKESKGIAEEVNDNLILKAQRLLARYEGIFVEPSGAASLAGLLRMLDEGHVDKGDSIVVEATGTGFKDLKSISSYTEEVPIIEPSLSSLTHALEKYKLR, encoded by the coding sequence CTGAGTTTTCTCCAGCTTCTTTATACTTCAGCTGTCCAAAATGTGGGGAAAGGCTGGACATTTTTTATGACTATAACAAGATCTCAGAGATTATCTCTAAGGATAAGCTTAGGAAGAGAGTCCCAAGCGTATGGAAATACATAGAACTCCTACCAATCCATGATTCTTCAAAAATCGTCTCTCTTGGAGAAGGAGGCACTCCTCTAATAAAATCAAAAAGACTCGCTAAGAAATTGGGATTAAGAGAACTGTATATTAAAGATGAGACCAGAAATCCCACTGGAAGCTTTAAAGATCGTCCAATCGTGGTGGGAATTAGTAAGGTAAATGAATTCGGGATAAAAAACGTTGTAACTGCATCAAGCGGGAATGCTGCCGCTTCATTGGCAGCATATAGTGCAAAATTGGGCTTAAACTGTGTAGCTTTCGTACCAGAAAACGCCCCTACAGAAAAAGTCTCTCAACTACGATTATATGGAGCTATGGTAGTGAGAGTCAAAAGGAATGGCTTCTTGGGAGACCCTACCGTTAAGATGATGGAATTAACTCACAAAGAATTTGGATGGGCCCCAGTTCCTAGTTTTGGAAAGTTCAACCCATACCAGATGGAAGGGCCCAAAACAATAGCCTATGAAATTTCTGAACAGCTGAACTATCAGGTGCCAGATTGGGTCTTTATTCCAGTCGGAGGAGGGGGATTATTTGCAGGAAATTACAAGGGATTTAAAGAGTTTGAGATATTGGGGTTCATTGATAAGATACCCCATCTCGTAGCAATACAGGCTGAGGGGTGTGCACCTCTAGTAAAAGCATGGAGAGAGAAAAAGCCCCTTGAAACATGGGAAAATCCAAAAACCGTTGCAGGTGGTTTAGCAGATCCATACACATGGGATTGGGACTTAGTATTTAAAGGGCTGAAAGAAAGCAAAGGTATTGCGGAAGAAGTTAATGATAATCTCATTTTAAAGGCACAAAGACTCTTAGCGAGGTATGAAGGAATTTTTGTAGAGCCGAGTGGAGCAGCTTCCTTAGCAGGCTTACTTAGGATGCTAGATGAGGGCCATGTTGACAAAGGAGATTCTATTGTAGTTGAAGCCACAGGTACAGGTTTCAAGGACCTAAAATCGATATCTAGTTATACTGAGGAGGTTCCAATAATAGAGCCCTCTTTGTCATCATTAACGCATGCACTTGAGAAGTATAAGCTCAGATAA
- a CDS encoding flavodoxin domain-containing protein yields the protein MRICILYDTKRGSTEKVALKIGEALKEKAEVKVERVSNSFKVENCDLIIIGAPIYYERPLPSVINFIRSKNGLEGKKVAIFILCIADKFGEFGKKYTEKRYMRLMTNPIKGEIIARKVFDGWILNENPKTLEDAKQWALRVLKAFQTEKIIAGVEHPNE from the coding sequence ATGAGAATCTGTATCCTCTACGACACTAAAAGAGGCTCAACTGAGAAAGTGGCCCTTAAAATAGGTGAGGCCCTTAAAGAAAAAGCAGAGGTCAAAGTAGAAAGAGTGAGTAATAGTTTCAAAGTAGAAAACTGTGACCTAATTATAATTGGGGCACCAATTTACTATGAAAGGCCACTTCCAAGTGTTATAAACTTCATCCGATCAAAAAATGGGCTTGAAGGCAAAAAAGTTGCTATCTTCATTCTATGTATAGCGGACAAGTTCGGAGAATTTGGAAAAAAGTACACCGAAAAGCGGTATATGAGGTTAATGACCAATCCAATCAAAGGAGAAATAATAGCAAGGAAAGTCTTCGACGGCTGGATACTAAATGAGAACCCAAAAACCCTAGAAGATGCAAAACAATGGGCTCTACGGGTACTAAAAGCATTTCAAACTGAAAAGATCATCGCAGGAGTAGAGCACCCCAATGAGTGA
- a CDS encoding 4-phosphopantoate--beta-alanine ligase, giving the protein MVKIPKSHPRYWSLYYREKIIEGMEKGMTAKAGLIAHGRGEAFDYLIGEKTIEPAEKAMKAAIAKLLLAEYPVVSVNGNVAALVPKETIELAKALDAKLEINLFYRTEDRIKAIAEELRKHDPNVELLGINPTKRIPNLESERGKVDENGIWKADVVIVPLEDGDRTEALVAMGKFIITIDLNPLSRSARMADITIVDNIVRAYPRMIELAKEMKKLPREELEKIVKEYNNGQILNEVLLHINSRLEKLSKEGVWRKKELPT; this is encoded by the coding sequence ATGGTAAAAATTCCCAAAAGCCATCCGAGATATTGGAGTCTTTACTACAGAGAAAAGATCATCGAGGGCATGGAAAAGGGCATGACCGCTAAAGCTGGCTTGATAGCCCATGGAAGGGGAGAGGCCTTCGATTACCTAATTGGAGAAAAAACCATAGAACCGGCTGAGAAAGCCATGAAGGCCGCAATTGCAAAACTCCTTCTAGCAGAATACCCGGTGGTCTCAGTAAATGGAAATGTTGCAGCTTTAGTCCCTAAAGAAACCATAGAACTCGCGAAGGCACTAGATGCAAAACTAGAAATAAATCTCTTTTACAGAACAGAAGACCGTATTAAGGCAATTGCAGAAGAGTTGAGAAAGCATGATCCCAATGTAGAACTTCTTGGCATAAACCCCACTAAAAGGATTCCAAACCTAGAAAGTGAGCGAGGCAAAGTGGACGAAAATGGGATATGGAAAGCCGATGTTGTAATTGTACCCTTGGAAGACGGTGACAGAACTGAGGCATTGGTTGCTATGGGCAAATTTATCATAACAATCGACCTAAACCCCCTCTCAAGGAGTGCGAGAATGGCAGATATAACAATAGTCGATAATATTGTAAGGGCATATCCAAGGATGATCGAACTGGCTAAAGAAATGAAAAAGCTCCCGAGAGAAGAGCTTGAGAAAATAGTGAAAGAATACAATAACGGTCAGATTTTAAATGAAGTACTCTTGCATATAAACTCCAGACTAGAAAAGCTGTCTAAGGAAGGAGTTTGGAGAAAAAAGGAACTCCCAACCTAG
- a CDS encoding helix-turn-helix domain-containing protein — translation MLEKEKEALAKRIAGEITLSSDPGKTMRKWREIFGISQTELAEHLGVSSSVISDYEGGRRKSPGASTIRKFVEALLVIDEKRGGNVIRAFSRTIGGDLPTNAILDIREFAFPVTVKDILKAVKGEVVANEDLLGRKIYGYTVIDSIQAILEMSSDEFLKLYGWTTERALIFTKVTTGRSPMIAIRVQGLKPAVVVLYGVKNLDELAVKIAERERVPLVVSHVKDENELILNLRALVEKSEKG, via the coding sequence ATGTTGGAGAAAGAGAAGGAAGCTTTGGCCAAGAGAATTGCGGGGGAAATAACTTTATCTTCTGACCCTGGAAAAACCATGAGAAAATGGAGAGAAATATTTGGTATAAGTCAAACTGAACTTGCAGAGCATTTAGGGGTGTCTTCTTCGGTAATTAGTGATTATGAAGGTGGACGAAGAAAAAGTCCTGGAGCATCAACTATTAGAAAGTTTGTTGAAGCTCTTCTAGTGATAGATGAAAAACGTGGAGGAAACGTTATAAGAGCATTCAGTCGGACTATCGGCGGTGACCTACCCACTAATGCTATTCTTGATATAAGAGAGTTTGCCTTTCCTGTCACGGTAAAAGACATATTGAAGGCAGTAAAAGGAGAAGTTGTCGCTAATGAAGATTTACTTGGTAGGAAGATTTACGGCTACACAGTGATAGATAGTATTCAAGCTATACTTGAAATGAGCAGTGACGAATTTCTAAAACTCTATGGGTGGACCACAGAGAGGGCATTAATATTCACAAAAGTTACTACTGGAAGAAGCCCAATGATAGCAATAAGGGTACAAGGACTAAAACCCGCTGTAGTTGTGTTGTATGGCGTCAAAAACCTCGATGAACTTGCGGTAAAAATAGCTGAAAGAGAAAGGGTGCCACTAGTAGTCTCACACGTTAAAGACGAAAATGAACTTATTCTAAATCTAAGGGCACTTGTCGAAAAGAGTGAAAAAGGCTAG
- a CDS encoding PLP-dependent aminotransferase family protein, translating into MELEKRLKEKLEAPPLNYEEYFSEKALGMKASEIRELLKLVESSDVISLAGGLPAPETFPVEIIEEITKEVLKNHAAQALQYGTTKGFTPLRLALAEWMRQRYEIPISKVDIMITSGSQQALDLIGRVFINPGDIVIVEGPTYLATLQAFKYYDPELIQIPLDDEGMRIDLLEEKLQELEKEGKKAKIVYTIPTFQNPAGVTMNEKRRKRLLELASQYDFIIVEDNPYGELRYSGEPVKPIKSWDEEGRVLYLGTFSKILAPGFRIGWIAGEPHFIRKLEIAKQSVDLCTNTFSQVIAWKYVEGGHLDAHIPRIIDFYKPRRDAMLKALEEFMPEGVKWTVPEGGMFVWVTLPEGIDTKEMFEKAVSKGVAYVPGEAFFAYRDVKNTMRLNFTYVPEEKIREGVKRLAEAIKEEMKG; encoded by the coding sequence ATGGAACTTGAAAAGAGACTCAAGGAAAAATTGGAGGCTCCACCTTTGAATTATGAGGAATATTTCTCAGAAAAAGCACTTGGAATGAAGGCTTCGGAGATTAGAGAGCTTCTGAAACTTGTAGAGAGTTCAGATGTAATTTCACTTGCAGGAGGTCTTCCAGCACCTGAAACATTCCCTGTGGAGATAATTGAAGAGATTACAAAAGAGGTTCTCAAGAACCACGCTGCTCAAGCACTCCAATACGGGACCACTAAGGGATTCACACCATTAAGACTGGCCCTAGCCGAGTGGATGAGGCAGAGGTATGAGATCCCCATTTCAAAGGTAGACATAATGATTACCAGTGGTTCCCAGCAAGCGCTCGACTTGATCGGTAGGGTCTTCATAAACCCAGGAGACATTGTGATTGTTGAAGGTCCAACTTATTTGGCCACTCTTCAAGCTTTCAAGTATTATGATCCCGAGTTAATTCAGATCCCGTTAGATGACGAAGGTATGAGAATTGATCTTCTTGAGGAGAAGCTTCAGGAGTTAGAGAAAGAGGGTAAGAAGGCAAAGATAGTTTACACTATTCCGACATTCCAGAATCCTGCTGGAGTCACTATGAATGAGAAAAGGAGGAAGAGGCTTCTTGAATTAGCATCTCAATATGACTTCATAATAGTGGAGGACAACCCCTATGGCGAACTACGTTATTCTGGAGAACCAGTAAAACCAATCAAGTCATGGGACGAGGAAGGAAGGGTACTCTATTTAGGAACTTTCTCAAAGATCCTTGCTCCAGGGTTTAGGATTGGTTGGATCGCAGGAGAACCTCACTTCATAAGGAAGCTTGAGATAGCAAAACAAAGTGTTGATTTATGTACCAATACCTTTAGCCAAGTAATAGCTTGGAAATACGTTGAGGGCGGACATTTAGACGCTCACATACCAAGGATAATTGATTTCTACAAACCCAGAAGGGACGCCATGTTAAAAGCTCTAGAAGAGTTCATGCCTGAGGGAGTCAAGTGGACAGTACCCGAGGGAGGAATGTTCGTTTGGGTAACACTCCCAGAAGGAATAGACACAAAAGAAATGTTTGAAAAGGCTGTTAGCAAGGGCGTTGCATATGTCCCGGGAGAGGCATTCTTTGCTTACAGGGATGTGAAAAATACCATGAGGCTTAACTTTACCTATGTTCCTGAGGAGAAGATTAGAGAAGGTGTTAAACGCCTTGCTGAGGCCATAAAAGAGGAAATGAAGGGATAG
- a CDS encoding ribose 1,5-bisphosphate isomerase translates to MRVVNDVLEIAEKIKTMEIRGAGKIARFAALALQIQAEKSKAQTADELWNETKEAARLLYHTRPTAVSLPNALRYVTYRAKAAYSGGASLEELKFVIINSAKEFIHNSENAVKRIAEFGAKRIEDGDIIMTHCHSKAAIGVMKKAWEDGKDIKVIVTETRPLYQGKLTAKELAEAGIPVIYVVDGAARHYMKMTDKVVMGADSITANGAVINKVGTALLALTAKEHRVWVMIAAETYKFHPETLLGQLVEIEERDPYEVVPKEELETWPKNIVVKNPAFDVTPPEYIDVIITEKSVIPPSAAIAILKEEFGWALKYTEPWED, encoded by the coding sequence ATGCGAGTAGTAAATGATGTTTTGGAGATAGCAGAGAAAATAAAAACAATGGAAATAAGAGGAGCTGGAAAAATAGCACGATTTGCGGCCCTTGCCTTGCAAATTCAAGCTGAAAAAAGCAAGGCACAAACTGCTGATGAACTCTGGAATGAAACTAAAGAGGCCGCTAGATTATTATACCATACACGACCCACCGCTGTTTCTCTCCCAAATGCACTAAGATATGTCACTTATCGTGCAAAAGCTGCATATAGCGGCGGAGCAAGCTTAGAAGAACTTAAGTTTGTGATCATAAATTCAGCAAAAGAATTCATACACAACTCAGAAAATGCAGTAAAGAGGATAGCTGAATTTGGAGCAAAGAGAATTGAAGACGGAGACATAATAATGACACACTGCCACTCAAAAGCGGCAATTGGTGTGATGAAAAAGGCCTGGGAAGATGGCAAAGACATTAAAGTTATTGTGACCGAGACCAGACCCCTTTATCAAGGAAAACTAACTGCTAAGGAGCTAGCTGAAGCTGGAATTCCCGTTATCTACGTGGTAGATGGTGCAGCAAGACACTATATGAAAATGACAGACAAGGTGGTGATGGGGGCGGATTCCATAACTGCTAACGGTGCAGTTATCAATAAAGTAGGGACAGCGTTGCTGGCTCTAACTGCTAAGGAACACCGCGTTTGGGTCATGATTGCTGCCGAAACATATAAATTCCACCCAGAAACTCTTCTAGGACAGTTAGTAGAGATAGAAGAGAGAGATCCTTATGAAGTTGTTCCAAAAGAAGAACTTGAAACATGGCCTAAAAACATTGTTGTAAAGAATCCCGCCTTTGATGTAACTCCTCCAGAGTATATAGACGTGATAATCACTGAAAAATCAGTTATACCACCATCTGCTGCTATAGCTATCTTGAAAGAAGAGTTTGGATGGGCCCTTAAGTACACAGAGCCCTGGGAGGATTAA
- a CDS encoding ribonuclease H-like domain-containing protein, translating into MVIIVFSSQRQVKFIQQSKVFLILFSFILLGTALMEWEYYLAEGLKKRFLERYGGKSLDEVFSGEEVGNCYLIEKKERVKIRFPESERARWNLLSCLSLIPGIGPNREKKLKERGYSTLRDLINHPRFKDDASKILKCLEERRIYEILEHMGRRFRKSHPLILQCAALHNLEKFLVLDIETLGLFNAPIILIGTGEFRQDELTIRQYFARNLEEEKAIILKFLELFRDKEALLTFNGRRFDVPFIQERLRYYGIEESLEIPNYDVFLFSRSLIRGVPNYKLQTLERYLLGFKRGEDVPSALIPDFYRYYLNTGDVALVIPIIKHNALDIVTTVKLFGTLLEMIKD; encoded by the coding sequence GTGGTAATTATAGTTTTCTCTTCCCAGAGGCAGGTTAAATTCATCCAGCAAAGCAAAGTGTTTTTAATACTCTTCTCCTTTATTCTCTTGGGAACTGCATTGATGGAATGGGAATATTATTTGGCAGAGGGCCTTAAAAAGAGATTCTTAGAGAGATATGGAGGAAAAAGCTTAGATGAAGTATTCTCAGGAGAGGAAGTTGGGAACTGCTATTTAATAGAAAAGAAGGAAAGGGTCAAAATAAGGTTCCCAGAGAGTGAAAGAGCAAGGTGGAATCTTTTATCTTGTCTATCTCTAATCCCTGGAATTGGGCCGAACAGAGAGAAGAAGCTTAAGGAAAGAGGGTATTCTACTTTGAGAGATCTTATAAATCATCCAAGGTTTAAAGACGATGCCTCAAAGATCCTAAAATGCTTAGAGGAGCGCAGAATTTATGAAATCTTAGAACACATGGGGAGGAGATTTAGGAAGTCGCACCCTCTCATCCTCCAGTGTGCTGCTCTTCATAATTTAGAAAAGTTTTTGGTGCTTGATATAGAGACTCTGGGCCTTTTTAATGCTCCAATAATTCTCATAGGGACGGGGGAGTTTAGACAAGATGAGCTCACTATAAGACAGTATTTTGCAAGAAATTTGGAGGAGGAGAAGGCAATAATTTTGAAGTTCCTTGAGCTTTTTAGGGATAAGGAAGCTTTACTGACCTTTAACGGAAGACGTTTTGATGTTCCATTCATTCAGGAGAGATTGAGGTATTATGGAATTGAGGAGAGCCTTGAAATTCCAAACTATGATGTCTTTCTCTTTTCTAGAAGCCTGATTAGAGGAGTTCCCAATTATAAGCTCCAAACCCTTGAAAGATATTTACTTGGATTTAAAAGAGGAGAAGACGTTCCAAGTGCTTTGATACCTGATTTTTACCGTTATTACCTGAATACTGGAGACGTTGCCCTAGTAATTCCAATAATAAAGCATAATGCCCTGGATATAGTAACAACAGTGAAGCTTTTTGGGACGCTTCTTGAGATGATTAAAGATTAG
- the corA gene encoding magnesium/cobalt transporter CorA — MNESSKITVFAYSKDQFEEKRVKKVEEALNYKEYSVVWINIDGIEHLEELKRIFGFHDVAIKAILRAKSRARVAILKDHLFILLHQVYELKGGLKKERTAIFLKDNFVITLQERSGDVFNPIRESIRHGEGIFRERGADYLTFALLDAIVENYVPILENISTQMEVVENKVLKNGDKDALRKIHGIRRRILFARRTIFPLLEVFRRLRLEGKEFFTEETQGYLEELYNHVMEVLDIIENQREMASGLVEIYYSTLSMKTNDIIRILTVVSTIFIPLTFITGIYGMNFNSRISPYNMPELNWYYGYPITLLMMLAIALGMLYYFKRKEWL, encoded by the coding sequence ATGAATGAATCTTCCAAAATCACTGTATTTGCATACTCAAAAGATCAATTTGAAGAAAAAAGAGTCAAAAAGGTCGAAGAGGCCTTAAACTACAAAGAGTATAGTGTAGTATGGATAAACATTGATGGTATCGAGCATTTAGAAGAGCTAAAGAGAATTTTTGGATTCCATGACGTGGCAATTAAAGCCATACTCAGGGCAAAAAGCCGTGCGAGAGTTGCAATCCTAAAAGACCATCTTTTTATCTTACTTCACCAAGTCTATGAATTAAAAGGTGGGCTGAAAAAAGAAAGAACTGCAATTTTTCTCAAAGACAATTTTGTAATTACTCTGCAAGAGCGCTCTGGAGATGTGTTTAACCCAATAAGAGAAAGTATACGACATGGTGAAGGCATTTTTAGAGAGCGTGGTGCAGACTACCTAACCTTTGCCCTCCTCGATGCAATAGTCGAAAACTATGTACCTATATTAGAAAACATCAGCACTCAAATGGAAGTAGTAGAGAACAAAGTGCTAAAAAACGGAGATAAAGATGCTCTTCGCAAGATACACGGAATCCGAAGGCGGATTTTATTTGCAAGACGCACTATATTTCCCCTTCTAGAAGTTTTTAGGAGACTACGACTCGAGGGGAAAGAGTTCTTCACCGAGGAAACACAAGGGTATTTAGAAGAACTTTACAACCATGTTATGGAAGTCCTTGATATTATTGAGAACCAACGAGAAATGGCCAGCGGCTTGGTGGAAATATATTACTCTACCCTCTCCATGAAAACAAACGACATTATAAGAATACTAACGGTTGTTTCCACGATTTTCATTCCTTTAACATTCATAACAGGTATATACGGAATGAACTTCAATTCAAGAATCTCTCCATACAATATGCCTGAGCTCAACTGGTACTATGGCTATCCCATTACACTTTTAATGATGCTTGCAATAGCCCTCGGGATGTTATACTACTTCAAAAGAAAAGAATGGCTATAG
- a CDS encoding amino acid racemase, which yields MERVIGILGGMGPLATVELFRRIVLKTPAKKDQDHPRIIIYNNSKIPDRTAYILAKGENPLPELIESAKKLEAWGADFIIMPCNTAHYFAEEIQKAVNIPFINMVEETAEYIKNLGLKKVGILATDGTIKGMVYHQALLSRGIKIAVPNEKDQKSLMDAIYDGIKAGNIEWGRSEMLKVAKKLEKRSDGLIAGCTEVSVALRQEDFKIPLIDPMDVIAEKAVKLALGL from the coding sequence ATGGAAAGAGTTATTGGTATATTGGGAGGTATGGGCCCACTTGCAACAGTTGAGCTCTTTAGACGGATAGTTCTGAAAACTCCTGCAAAAAAAGATCAAGACCATCCAAGGATAATAATTTATAATAATTCAAAAATTCCTGATAGGACTGCTTATATCTTGGCTAAAGGAGAGAATCCTCTTCCAGAGCTTATAGAGAGTGCTAAAAAACTCGAGGCTTGGGGAGCAGATTTTATTATAATGCCCTGTAACACGGCCCATTATTTTGCCGAAGAAATTCAAAAGGCTGTTAATATTCCTTTCATAAACATGGTAGAGGAAACAGCCGAATATATAAAAAATCTAGGACTCAAAAAGGTCGGCATCTTGGCAACTGATGGCACTATAAAGGGAATGGTCTACCATCAGGCTCTTTTAAGTAGAGGTATTAAAATCGCAGTACCTAATGAAAAAGACCAAAAATCCCTAATGGATGCTATTTATGATGGTATAAAAGCTGGAAACATTGAATGGGGAAGGAGTGAGATGCTCAAAGTAGCTAAAAAACTTGAGAAGAGAAGTGACGGCCTAATAGCTGGTTGTACTGAAGTAAGTGTAGCTTTAAGGCAAGAGGATTTTAAGATTCCTCTTATAGACCCCATGGATGTTATAGCTGAAAAAGCCGTGAAACTTGCTTTAGGTCTATAG
- a CDS encoding cob(I)yrinic acid a,c-diamide adenosyltransferase: MPITTKTGDDGITGIFTGERVAKFSPIIEANGSIDELSSFLGEAKHYVDEDLKKLLEELQIELYSLMADIGSKGEYKKIGEKDIARLEELIKKFESEVELKGFVIPGSTIGSAKLDICRTISRRAERKVAKLVSEYGIGHAVMKYLNRLSDLLFIMARYVEWKEGKIKYVK; encoded by the coding sequence ATGCCGATCACGACAAAAACAGGGGATGATGGAATAACGGGGATCTTCACTGGTGAAAGGGTAGCTAAGTTCTCACCTATAATTGAGGCTAACGGGAGTATAGATGAGCTAAGTTCATTCTTGGGAGAGGCAAAGCATTACGTGGATGAAGACCTTAAAAAGCTCTTAGAAGAACTTCAGATTGAACTTTATTCACTCATGGCAGATATTGGAAGTAAAGGAGAATACAAAAAAATTGGGGAAAAGGATATTGCTCGTCTGGAAGAACTTATTAAGAAATTCGAAAGTGAAGTCGAGCTCAAGGGGTTTGTAATACCGGGTAGCACAATTGGAAGTGCAAAGCTCGATATCTGCAGAACAATCTCAAGAAGGGCAGAGAGAAAAGTGGCAAAGCTTGTGTCAGAATATGGAATAGGACATGCTGTGATGAAATACTTAAATCGGTTGAGTGACTTGCTATTTATAATGGCCAGGTACGTGGAGTGGAAAGAAGGAAAAATAAAATATGTGAAGTGA
- a CDS encoding TldD/PmbA family protein — translation MHELVEFAVEKAQELGASYAEARFEEKDGTELVMKNGNPEGLGILAEKGMGIRVIVNGGMGFASTNVLTKESVLEAVKKAVKLAKAAAKLRNKPIQFSDEDFHQVFYEVKMKKDFRDISAEEKMEYLKLIEEKVRETGINVPMRFLRYGDFMWHKIFMNNEGAFVESLIPRVSVMYNLVVFEEGQMEQAPFVQRAFSGGLELIEKDQPWEWAVKDVKALQNLIKEGQKPPEGKVDVVISPEVAGIAVHESVGHPYELDRIMGREAAQAGESFVKPSMLGERIGSDVVTVIEDPTVPNSWGFYLYDDEGVKARPRYLIKNGIINEFLMNREYAAYLGMKSNASARAINYNREPIVRMANTYLAPGDYTFEELIEDIKLGVYMVSFNEWNIDDRRFQQRYIGREAYLIENGEIKHPVRKPILEITTKGLWSSVDAVGKDVEFYPGTCGKGEPGQGVPVWMGGPHARLREVVLRR, via the coding sequence ATGCATGAGCTCGTTGAATTTGCGGTTGAGAAAGCCCAGGAACTTGGAGCCTCTTATGCTGAGGCAAGGTTTGAAGAAAAAGATGGAACAGAACTGGTCATGAAGAATGGAAATCCTGAAGGTCTAGGGATTCTAGCTGAGAAAGGAATGGGAATAAGAGTCATAGTTAATGGAGGCATGGGATTTGCCTCTACAAATGTTCTGACAAAAGAAAGTGTTCTTGAGGCTGTAAAAAAAGCTGTGAAGCTAGCAAAGGCTGCAGCAAAATTAAGGAACAAACCCATCCAATTCAGCGATGAAGATTTCCACCAAGTTTTTTATGAGGTTAAGATGAAAAAAGACTTTAGAGACATTAGTGCAGAAGAGAAAATGGAGTATTTAAAGCTCATCGAAGAAAAAGTAAGAGAAACCGGAATTAACGTCCCAATGCGGTTTCTGAGATATGGAGATTTCATGTGGCACAAGATCTTCATGAACAATGAAGGTGCATTTGTTGAGAGTCTCATCCCACGAGTCTCAGTCATGTATAACTTGGTCGTCTTTGAAGAAGGGCAGATGGAACAAGCTCCTTTCGTTCAAAGGGCCTTTTCTGGCGGACTTGAACTAATTGAGAAAGATCAACCGTGGGAATGGGCCGTGAAAGACGTCAAAGCCCTGCAAAACCTCATAAAAGAAGGTCAAAAACCACCTGAAGGAAAAGTTGATGTTGTGATAAGCCCAGAGGTAGCAGGAATAGCTGTTCACGAGAGTGTTGGCCATCCCTATGAACTGGACAGAATAATGGGAAGAGAAGCTGCTCAAGCGGGAGAAAGTTTCGTAAAGCCCTCAATGCTTGGGGAGAGAATTGGAAGTGATGTCGTGACAGTTATAGAAGACCCGACAGTTCCAAACAGTTGGGGATTCTATCTTTATGATGATGAAGGTGTTAAAGCAAGGCCTAGATATCTCATTAAAAATGGGATAATAAATGAGTTCTTAATGAACAGGGAGTATGCTGCGTACCTTGGAATGAAGTCAAACGCATCAGCCAGGGCAATAAACTACAACCGCGAGCCTATAGTAAGAATGGCAAACACCTATCTCGCGCCAGGAGATTACACCTTCGAAGAGCTGATCGAAGATATAAAGCTAGGCGTTTACATGGTAAGCTTTAACGAGTGGAACATAGATGACAGAAGATTCCAACAAAGGTACATAGGAAGAGAAGCATACCTAATCGAGAACGGAGAGATAAAACACCCTGTAAGAAAGCCAATTCTTGAAATAACTACTAAAGGCCTTTGGAGCAGTGTTGATGCTGTTGGAAAAGACGTCGAATTCTATCCAGGCACATGTGGAAAAGGTGAACCGGGACAGGGGGTACCAGTGTGGATGGGAGGACCACATGCGAGACTTAGGGAGGTAGTGCTGAGGAGGTGA